The Microbulbifer hydrolyticus genome has a segment encoding these proteins:
- a CDS encoding TonB-dependent receptor yields MLKRNKLALSISAAVLGGSLVAPLAVAQQDTALEEITVTGIRGALQDAVNIKRDATDLVDAVSAEDVGKFPDSDVGEALGRIPGITVGRAFGQGASVSIRGAAPSMTLTQLNGQNVASTGWFDQIPVDRSFNYSLLPAELIGGIEVYKSSRADLNEGGIGGTVIVNTRKPLDLDANTAWIGTTARVGTISDEIAPEVSGLYSWKNDEETFGVLVAAAKEDREYVRRGTESDYRWWGDVAPTTFIQDQERTALDVTLQYAPTEELSFTLHAMSLDMQADNSNTSLYLFTLNGDNVTCNTTNAAGLCTSSTTTNSQFGDLEIGWAGGALGNETFIQTWGRKSSMSSDTFDFGTEYEGEGFRVSGNIGSTKAEGGTDFTTNFQHFPSLGDTMSLWEGSIDATGNEIIINPTMDPSLTLDDYAATTSPQGWAVGSGPAQDEESYAQVDVEFDLNVGILTSFKTGARWTDHDVNRRSFTGQITPQQVSTSDVYSGIYEVGQNGFTAPKPDLDAMVSVTRNSLDQWVEERAGYSDLNEENTALYGMFTFESGALTGNFGLRYISTDVTRTQYDLDGTEPMDGEIAANVGYSYSLSNYGADYSDVLPSATVRYELSDDVVLRASASQAISRPNYDDMLVAYNGFADDNELNQQLRIGSEGLLPMKATSADIAIEYYYGDGNLVSATYFVKSIDDFVTSDIMTDQQIGLEDPAAGDVWAVETLKNSGGADIQGLELQIQHAFDNGFGVAANYTYTDAEAPSEAFMDQLPLFTESSEHAYNLVGYWENDTFSARAAYNFRSEYLIRDGGFWYGNRMHDDFGSLDLSFYWYATENLDVTFEAINVLEEDDIQFGAADAASSATGMKGSLQEGFPAWSFQGEAVYQLGASYKF; encoded by the coding sequence ATGCTTAAGCGCAACAAACTCGCTCTCTCGATCAGTGCAGCTGTACTCGGTGGTAGCCTCGTGGCTCCGCTGGCAGTTGCTCAACAAGACACAGCTCTGGAAGAGATTACCGTTACGGGTATTCGTGGGGCTCTGCAAGACGCCGTAAATATCAAGCGTGATGCGACCGACCTGGTTGACGCCGTATCCGCAGAAGACGTGGGCAAGTTCCCCGATTCTGACGTGGGTGAAGCTCTGGGCCGTATTCCGGGCATCACCGTTGGCCGCGCATTCGGTCAGGGTGCCTCCGTCTCTATTCGCGGTGCTGCACCGTCCATGACTCTGACCCAGCTGAATGGTCAGAACGTTGCATCCACTGGCTGGTTCGACCAAATTCCGGTTGATCGCAGCTTCAACTACTCCCTGCTGCCCGCCGAACTGATCGGTGGCATCGAAGTTTACAAATCTTCCCGTGCCGACCTGAACGAAGGCGGTATCGGCGGTACCGTCATCGTCAACACCCGCAAGCCGCTGGACCTCGACGCGAACACCGCGTGGATTGGCACCACTGCGCGCGTTGGCACGATCAGTGATGAAATTGCCCCGGAAGTTTCTGGCTTGTACAGCTGGAAGAACGATGAGGAGACTTTTGGTGTTCTCGTTGCTGCCGCCAAAGAAGACCGCGAATACGTGCGTCGCGGTACCGAGTCGGACTACCGTTGGTGGGGCGATGTTGCGCCGACCACTTTCATTCAGGATCAAGAGCGCACTGCTCTGGATGTAACCCTGCAGTACGCGCCGACTGAAGAGCTGTCTTTCACCCTGCACGCCATGTCCCTGGACATGCAGGCCGATAACTCCAACACCAGTCTGTACCTGTTCACCCTGAATGGTGACAACGTTACGTGCAACACTACCAATGCTGCTGGCCTGTGTACTTCCAGCACGACCACCAACTCTCAGTTCGGTGATCTGGAAATTGGCTGGGCGGGCGGTGCGCTCGGTAACGAAACTTTTATTCAGACTTGGGGCCGCAAGTCCTCAATGAGCTCTGATACCTTCGATTTCGGTACCGAGTACGAAGGTGAGGGTTTCCGTGTCAGCGGTAATATCGGTTCTACCAAAGCGGAAGGTGGTACGGACTTCACCACTAACTTCCAGCATTTCCCGAGCCTGGGCGATACCATGTCTCTGTGGGAAGGTTCTATTGATGCGACCGGTAACGAGATCATCATTAATCCGACCATGGACCCGAGCCTGACTCTGGACGACTACGCCGCGACTACTTCTCCGCAGGGTTGGGCTGTAGGTAGTGGCCCCGCGCAAGACGAAGAATCCTATGCCCAGGTTGATGTCGAGTTCGACCTGAATGTAGGTATCCTGACTTCCTTCAAAACTGGCGCTCGCTGGACTGACCACGACGTAAACCGTCGTTCCTTCACTGGTCAGATCACCCCGCAGCAGGTGTCTACCTCTGACGTGTACAGCGGAATTTACGAAGTTGGTCAGAACGGTTTCACCGCACCGAAACCCGATCTGGACGCAATGGTTTCCGTTACTCGCAACAGCCTCGATCAGTGGGTTGAAGAGCGCGCTGGTTACTCCGACCTGAACGAAGAGAACACCGCCCTCTACGGTATGTTCACTTTCGAATCCGGTGCCCTGACTGGTAACTTCGGTCTGCGTTACATCTCTACCGACGTGACCCGCACCCAGTACGACCTGGATGGCACTGAGCCGATGGATGGCGAAATCGCAGCGAATGTTGGTTACAGCTACTCCTTGTCCAACTACGGTGCGGACTACAGCGATGTACTGCCCAGCGCTACCGTTCGCTACGAACTGTCTGACGATGTGGTTCTGCGCGCTTCTGCCTCTCAGGCTATTAGCCGTCCGAACTACGATGACATGCTCGTCGCCTACAACGGCTTTGCCGACGACAATGAGTTGAACCAGCAGCTGCGTATCGGTAGCGAAGGTCTTCTGCCGATGAAGGCGACCAGTGCAGACATCGCCATCGAGTACTACTACGGTGATGGCAACCTGGTATCTGCGACTTACTTCGTTAAGTCTATCGACGACTTCGTAACTTCTGACATCATGACCGATCAGCAGATTGGCCTTGAGGATCCGGCGGCTGGTGACGTATGGGCTGTTGAAACCCTGAAGAACTCCGGCGGTGCAGACATCCAGGGTCTGGAGCTGCAAATTCAGCACGCGTTTGATAACGGCTTCGGTGTTGCAGCCAACTACACCTACACCGATGCGGAAGCCCCGAGTGAAGCCTTCATGGATCAGCTGCCGCTGTTCACCGAGTCTTCCGAGCACGCCTACAACCTGGTGGGCTACTGGGAAAATGACACCTTCTCGGCTCGTGCGGCTTACAACTTCCGTTCTGAGTACCTGATTCGTGACGGTGGTTTCTGGTACGGTAACCGCATGCACGATGACTTCGGGTCGCTGGATCTGAGCTTCTACTGGTATGCTACCGAAAACCTGGATGTAACCTTCGAAGCGATCAACGTGCTTGAAGAAGATGACATTCAGTTCGGTGCTGCCGATGCAGCAAGCTCTGCCACTGGCATGAAAGGCTCCCTCCAGGAAGGTTTCCCGGCGTGGTCCTTCCAGGGCGAAGCCGTGTACCAGCTGGGCGCAAGCTACAAGTTCTAA
- a CDS encoding tryptophan halogenase family protein gives MKIRKIAIVGGGTAGWIAANHLGVELSRDPDIQITLIESKDVPVIGVGEGTVPRIKETLHKFGISEIDLLATCDATLKTGIKFSNWMAPEKGEAEHFYYHPFSSPYPKGYDVTDYWLTIKRDVPFSHLSDVFLVAEGDKCPKRKSSPPYLGAVDYAYHFNAAKFSELLASNAKRRFDVQHKFETVCDVRLDDRGSIEKLVYASGSEEAFDFYIDCSGFNAALLGKALDTPFEDKSSQILTDTALVLQEETAPDSPIQPYTTARAHKAGWIWDIPLTTRRGLGCVYSSAHMSDSEAAEEFSSYLGRSVDSESVRKIPMKIGYRQQFWKKNCVALGLAQGFVEPLEATSILVTDFSASLLAKSFPKTVEDIPLLTGYYNKAVRYTWERVIDFVQLHYCISDRQDSDFWLDCTRGAQKSDVLEERLQRWKVVTPKSSDFFSTFDIFGVENHLYVLYGMDFDTRPTPIAEKEGERAHDIIRELREHSAKVAGELMPHRTWLSELQRHLAQMAAR, from the coding sequence ATGAAAATAAGAAAAATTGCGATTGTTGGTGGTGGCACGGCTGGTTGGATAGCTGCCAATCACCTGGGGGTCGAGCTATCCAGAGATCCGGATATTCAAATTACACTTATCGAGTCCAAGGATGTGCCGGTCATCGGCGTAGGGGAGGGGACGGTTCCGCGGATTAAGGAAACCCTGCACAAGTTTGGTATTTCTGAAATCGACCTGCTGGCCACTTGTGACGCGACGCTGAAAACAGGGATCAAGTTTTCAAACTGGATGGCACCTGAAAAAGGCGAGGCCGAGCATTTCTATTATCACCCGTTTAGTTCTCCCTATCCCAAGGGATATGACGTTACCGATTACTGGCTGACGATTAAGCGCGATGTCCCATTTTCCCATCTTTCAGATGTGTTTCTGGTTGCGGAAGGGGATAAATGCCCAAAACGCAAGTCTTCACCCCCTTACCTGGGTGCGGTTGACTACGCCTATCATTTTAATGCTGCAAAATTTTCTGAGTTGCTCGCATCTAATGCTAAGCGGCGCTTCGATGTCCAGCATAAATTCGAGACGGTATGTGATGTCCGCCTGGATGATAGAGGAAGCATAGAGAAGCTTGTTTACGCATCTGGCAGCGAAGAGGCTTTTGACTTTTATATTGATTGCAGTGGATTCAATGCTGCGTTACTGGGCAAAGCGCTGGATACCCCGTTCGAGGATAAATCTTCGCAAATTTTGACGGATACCGCGCTGGTTCTGCAGGAAGAAACTGCTCCGGACAGTCCGATTCAACCGTATACCACTGCTCGTGCACACAAAGCGGGCTGGATTTGGGATATTCCGTTGACTACGCGGCGGGGGTTGGGCTGCGTATATTCCAGCGCACATATGAGTGATAGCGAGGCTGCTGAAGAGTTCTCCAGTTACCTGGGGCGCTCGGTAGATTCGGAATCAGTGCGAAAAATTCCGATGAAGATTGGTTACCGGCAGCAATTCTGGAAGAAGAATTGTGTGGCTTTGGGATTGGCGCAGGGCTTTGTTGAGCCATTGGAAGCGACGTCAATTCTGGTGACGGATTTTTCCGCCAGCTTGTTAGCAAAGAGCTTCCCGAAAACGGTGGAAGACATTCCGTTGCTCACGGGCTATTACAACAAGGCCGTTCGATATACCTGGGAAAGGGTGATCGACTTTGTTCAGTTGCATTATTGTATTTCCGATCGGCAGGACTCTGACTTCTGGCTCGATTGCACGCGCGGAGCGCAGAAGTCAGATGTGCTGGAGGAGCGACTGCAGCGTTGGAAGGTCGTGACCCCAAAGTCTTCAGACTTCTTCAGTACTTTCGACATTTTCGGGGTCGAGAATCACCTGTACGTCCTATATGGAATGGACTTCGATACTCGGCCAACACCGATTGCCGAGAAAGAGGGTGAAAGGGCGCATGATATTATCCGCGAATTGCGTGAACATTCGGCGAAGGTGGCCGGTGAGTTGATGCCGCATCGCACCTGGTTGAGTGAGCTACAACGGCATCTCGCGCAAATGGCCGCGCGTTAA
- a CDS encoding DUF6445 family protein — MQVLRVGEERNKVIILDDFLENPQELVKFAKGAHFTPYPIAAERKGYPGVRAAAPASYGELVRERVDSIIRAEFDVPSTARLNTFQEALNLISVQEEDLGPLQRIPHFDASDPNFFAVLLYLCDDQHGGTGFYRHNSTGFERVTPERCDAYLDRCYEELNSQRWPKRYCLDEHKLFMRIGFVPAKFNRLVIYRGGTLHSANILGDHSISDCPETGRLTANVFIGYR; from the coding sequence ATGCAGGTACTGAGAGTTGGTGAGGAGAGGAATAAAGTCATAATCCTTGATGACTTTCTGGAGAATCCTCAAGAGCTTGTGAAGTTCGCCAAAGGCGCACATTTTACCCCTTACCCCATCGCAGCGGAGCGCAAGGGGTACCCAGGGGTTCGGGCTGCTGCGCCTGCCAGCTATGGCGAGTTGGTGCGCGAGCGTGTTGATTCAATCATCCGCGCTGAGTTCGATGTGCCTTCTACAGCCAGGCTGAACACCTTCCAAGAGGCCCTGAATCTGATTTCCGTGCAGGAAGAGGATCTCGGGCCATTGCAGAGGATCCCGCACTTTGATGCGAGTGACCCAAACTTCTTCGCGGTTTTGTTGTATCTATGCGATGACCAGCACGGTGGAACGGGGTTCTATCGCCACAACAGCACGGGTTTCGAGAGGGTGACTCCTGAGCGGTGTGATGCCTACCTGGACAGGTGCTATGAAGAGCTGAATAGTCAGCGCTGGCCGAAAAGGTACTGTCTCGATGAGCACAAGTTGTTCATGCGGATTGGTTTTGTTCCTGCAAAATTTAACCGGCTCGTCATATATCGTGGTGGTACTTTGCACAGTGCAAACATTCTCGGAGATCACAGTATTAGTGATTGCCCGGAAACTGGCCGGCTGACCGCGAACGTGTTTATTGGGTATCGCTGA
- a CDS encoding SapC family protein — MATVEAPKIVPLRSDVHGKLKVRELGTFEHVKNAHMVPVTAHEFSRLGAEYPIVFVKNSETDQFQSVALLSLKVGENLFVDGEKWKGVFVPGAVRNHPFVLAPAGENKEQLLVGLVENSPVVGEEEGNALFEESGEESEYLKAKKESLVGYLESDQMTKAFITILAEKDLLTTQNVAVNAGGEKINLTGIYMVDEKKLGEMSEEDFADFRKRGFLPPLFAQLGSMHQFSRLARMQAEA; from the coding sequence ATGGCCACTGTAGAAGCCCCAAAAATCGTTCCTCTGCGCAGCGACGTCCACGGTAAGCTGAAAGTCCGTGAGTTGGGGACCTTTGAGCACGTTAAGAACGCACACATGGTGCCGGTCACTGCTCACGAATTCTCTCGTCTGGGTGCCGAGTACCCGATCGTGTTCGTCAAGAACTCCGAAACCGACCAGTTCCAGTCTGTTGCTCTTTTGAGCCTGAAAGTAGGCGAAAACCTGTTTGTCGATGGCGAAAAGTGGAAAGGTGTTTTCGTTCCTGGCGCCGTGCGCAATCATCCGTTCGTTCTGGCCCCGGCTGGCGAGAACAAAGAGCAGCTGCTGGTGGGTCTGGTCGAGAACAGCCCGGTTGTTGGTGAAGAGGAGGGCAATGCCCTGTTCGAAGAGTCTGGTGAAGAGTCTGAGTACCTGAAGGCCAAGAAAGAGTCTCTGGTTGGGTACCTGGAGAGCGACCAGATGACCAAGGCATTCATCACCATCCTGGCCGAGAAAGATCTGCTGACCACTCAGAATGTAGCCGTCAACGCGGGTGGCGAGAAGATCAATCTGACCGGTATCTACATGGTCGATGAGAAGAAGCTGGGTGAAATGAGCGAAGAAGACTTCGCGGACTTCCGCAAGCGTGGCTTCCTGCCGCCGCTGTTCGCGCAGCTGGGCTCCATGCACCAGTTCTCCCGTCTGGCGCGGATGCAGGCCGAAGCCTGA
- a CDS encoding sulfite exporter TauE/SafE family protein — protein sequence MFFSRYAAWLIFLGAFYGLWALFVFGQNLWGAVTEHWPMALSMAIGSYAAGSTPMGGGTVGFPVLVLLFDMPASLGRDFSFAVQSIGMVSASIFIFCRRQLLAWSMLRGALLGSLLTTPLGILFFAPLVPELWVKLGFAVIWGSFGLLHLYRLNEITGHDHAGDPRCPKDFGVGLVLGAVSGFVAVSVTGVGIDMVVYAALVLLSRVDLKVAIPTSVVIMAFSSVVGVVVKSLSGDWQPGVLGNWLAAAPVVALGAPLGVFVVGLIGRKPTLLVVALLCIVQFVWTCMSERATLGTAGTAVALLSVLVCLGGFEALRSLGLRRERRRKGLAAAAGATFRRGPLASGT from the coding sequence ATGTTTTTTTCCCGCTATGCCGCCTGGCTGATCTTCCTCGGAGCTTTTTACGGGCTCTGGGCGTTGTTTGTATTCGGTCAAAACCTGTGGGGGGCGGTTACTGAGCACTGGCCGATGGCGTTGTCCATGGCTATTGGCAGCTACGCTGCGGGCTCTACCCCCATGGGTGGCGGTACCGTGGGCTTTCCGGTGCTGGTGCTGCTATTCGATATGCCTGCCAGCCTGGGGCGGGACTTCAGCTTTGCGGTGCAGTCCATTGGTATGGTCAGCGCCAGCATTTTCATTTTTTGCCGGCGCCAGCTGCTGGCTTGGTCCATGTTGCGCGGTGCCCTGCTGGGGAGTCTGCTGACAACGCCTCTCGGCATCCTCTTTTTTGCACCGCTGGTGCCCGAGTTGTGGGTGAAGCTGGGATTTGCAGTGATCTGGGGCAGCTTCGGGCTGTTGCACCTTTATCGCCTCAATGAGATTACCGGACACGATCACGCCGGTGACCCGCGCTGTCCGAAGGACTTCGGCGTTGGCCTTGTGTTGGGGGCGGTGTCCGGCTTTGTCGCGGTGTCAGTGACCGGGGTGGGTATCGACATGGTGGTCTATGCGGCGCTGGTGCTGTTGAGCAGGGTGGACCTCAAGGTGGCCATTCCGACGTCCGTGGTCATCATGGCGTTCTCTTCTGTGGTCGGGGTGGTGGTCAAAAGCCTGTCCGGCGACTGGCAGCCTGGCGTGCTCGGGAACTGGCTGGCTGCCGCACCGGTGGTGGCCTTGGGAGCGCCACTGGGCGTGTTTGTGGTTGGCCTGATCGGGCGCAAGCCGACGCTGCTGGTGGTGGCGCTACTGTGCATCGTGCAGTTTGTGTGGACCTGTATGTCGGAAAGGGCGACCCTGGGGACTGCGGGTACGGCCGTTGCGCTGCTGTCGGTGCTGGTGTGTCTTGGGGGGTTCGAGGCGCTGCGATCGCTGGGGCTCCGCAGGGAGCGCCGTCGCAAGGGCCTGGCGGCAGCAGCGGGGGCGACCTTCCGTCGGGGCCCGTTGGCTTCCGGAACCTGA